In one window of Ruminococcus albus AD2013 DNA:
- a CDS encoding sensor histidine kinase: MIWCLAAAIAVIIILSVKIYLLKKSVREIVDGFSDKLQKDTNTVIDISSRDKDMLFLADSINKQLKLLRKEHLQYHQGNTELKTAITNISHDIRTPLTAIYGYLDMLQQTDDPEKHKKYIAIMKERAELMKQLTEELFRYSVIVSEESEMQTESVNVVQVLEDSIMGYFAALNEKGIVPEVQLTEEAVIRELNKEYLARIFSNLLNNALKYSDGDLLIKLSAEGVITFTNTANDLSAVEVEQLFDRFYTVEAAHHSTGLGLSIARTLVERMGGTITAEYTDSKLTIRIVL; the protein is encoded by the coding sequence ATGATCTGGTGTCTAGCGGCGGCGATAGCAGTTATAATAATACTCTCGGTGAAAATATATCTGCTGAAAAAATCAGTAAGGGAGATCGTTGACGGATTTTCCGACAAGCTGCAAAAGGACACCAACACGGTAATAGATATTTCAAGCCGTGACAAGGATATGCTTTTTCTGGCTGACAGTATAAACAAACAGCTGAAATTGCTGCGTAAGGAACATTTGCAGTACCACCAGGGAAACACCGAACTGAAAACGGCGATAACCAATATCTCCCACGATATACGCACACCACTTACGGCGATATACGGTTATCTTGATATGCTGCAGCAGACTGACGACCCCGAAAAGCATAAAAAGTATATCGCCATAATGAAAGAACGTGCGGAACTGATGAAGCAGCTTACGGAGGAACTTTTCCGGTATTCGGTAATAGTATCGGAGGAAAGCGAGATGCAGACAGAATCGGTAAATGTGGTGCAGGTGCTGGAAGACAGCATCATGGGATACTTTGCGGCACTGAACGAAAAGGGGATAGTCCCCGAAGTACAGCTTACCGAAGAAGCAGTTATAAGGGAACTCAACAAAGAATATCTTGCGCGGATATTCTCAAATCTTCTGAACAATGCACTGAAATATTCTGACGGCGATCTGCTGATAAAGCTTTCGGCGGAGGGCGTCATAACATTCACAAATACAGCAAATGACTTGTCTGCGGTGGAAGTTGAACAGCTGTTTGACAGATTTTACACCGTGGAAGCAGCGCATCATTCGACGGGTCTGGGGCTGTCCATAGCGCGGACTCTTGTGGAACGAATGGGCGGAACTATCACAGCGGAATACACCGACAGCAAACTGACTATCAGGATAGTGCTGTGA
- the bglS gene encoding beta-glucanase, whose amino-acid sequence MKKIVTSMLAFITVMSFASCGDTKTSDSSKAETKSSAVEIESAEQTESVEEAVTEDDSPYTVLADFSKGESASFICSDGWSNGSPFDCTWKKDNVTFEDGLMKLTISSAIEDEYNAAEYRSNDFYGYGLYEVSMKPMKNVGVVSSFFTYTGPSDNNPWDEIDIEFLGKDTTKVQFNYYTNGKGNHEYLYDLGYDASEEFHTYGFEWKEDAITWYVDGEAVYTATENLPVTPGKIMMNAWNGKGVDSWLGKYDGTTPITAEYQFARFTAAE is encoded by the coding sequence ATGAAAAAAATAGTTACATCAATGCTTGCTTTTATAACTGTTATGTCGTTTGCTTCCTGTGGAGATACCAAAACATCCGACAGCAGCAAGGCTGAAACAAAATCTTCCGCCGTTGAGATAGAATCTGCTGAGCAAACTGAATCTGTTGAAGAAGCAGTAACCGAGGACGACAGTCCTTATACTGTACTGGCTGATTTTTCAAAAGGTGAATCCGCAAGCTTTATTTGCTCAGATGGCTGGTCTAACGGCTCGCCTTTCGACTGCACATGGAAAAAGGATAATGTAACCTTTGAGGATGGTCTGATGAAGCTGACTATCAGCAGTGCTATTGAAGATGAATACAATGCTGCAGAGTACCGCTCCAACGATTTCTATGGTTACGGACTTTACGAAGTCAGCATGAAACCTATGAAGAATGTCGGCGTAGTTTCCTCCTTCTTTACTTATACAGGTCCTTCCGACAATAATCCATGGGACGAGATAGATATCGAGTTTCTTGGCAAGGATACTACAAAGGTGCAGTTCAATTACTACACCAACGGTAAAGGCAATCACGAATATCTCTACGACCTTGGCTATGATGCTTCCGAAGAATTCCACACCTATGGTTTTGAGTGGAAAGAAGATGCCATAACTTGGTATGTTGATGGCGAAGCAGTATACACTGCCACCGAGAATTTGCCTGTAACTCCCGGCAAGATCATGATGAACGCTTGGAACGGCAAGGGTGTTGACAGCTGGCTCGGCAAATATGACGGCACCACTCCTATCACCGCTGAATATCAGTTCGCACGCTTTACAGCGGCTGAATAA
- a CDS encoding ABC transporter ATP-binding protein/permease, with translation MLKIKDIRKEYITGDLKQTALDGVSLNFRDNEFVAILGPSGSGKTTLLNIVGGLDRYDSGDLIINGISTKKYKDRDWDSYRNHTIGFVFQSYNLIPHQSVLSNVELALTISGISKSERKRRAKEALEKVGLGEQIHKRPNQMSGGQMQRVAIARALVNDPDILLADEPTGALDSETSVQVMDLLAEVAKDRLVIMVTHNPELAEEYANRIVKLKDGKMINDSNPYEVDEDELASPEHKNMGRSSMSPLTSLGLSFNNLRTKKGRTLLTSFAGSIGIIGIAMILSLSNGVNNYISDVQKSTMASYPISIEAQTFDMSAVIENTPMGRQSEEEKTHDMDGVYADNSDFEDRAAMTMSLTQNNLTAFKKYLDDKDSEINKYVGENGIVYSYDTKFGVFTYDENGEFVNTDGSTLSSRKATPLEGRDVMGMMGGAYASDFSQLIAGADGNQVSNVMTENYEVLYGKYPENYDEVVLVLDENNEVSATVLYELGILPSQEYKDIMDQIDAGKEVKIESKKLDYADICAKDYYLIPQCDLFIKNENGTYDNISSDNTAIEGMIDSAIKLKIAGIIKPNADSDVQLINTPIGYTSALTNYLIDHTNNSEIVKEQLANKDINVINGLSFEAADDKQKIEDAKTYIRSLNTSEKAGIYTMMMQSMDSMSMMSMAGMSMDDLSGIIPEISGEIQKQSNSEKADKTGESDDAETTENADIPDMPDAMADPENMSEMDMSQLLDEYLESPDDNVMLMIYDMYISNGNYDDTLSTLGVVSLDAPSSIDIYADDFESKDAIAQCIQDYNNEAGAEDQITYTDYVGLLMSSVTTIVNTISYVLIAFVAVSLIVSSIMIGIITYISVLERTKEIGILRAIGASKRNISQVFNAETFIIGLCSGIIGIGLTLLMLIPGNAVIHQVAETDDVNASLPVLSAFVLIALSIFLTLIGGFIPAKKAAKKDPVTALRTE, from the coding sequence ATGTTAAAGATCAAAGACATCCGAAAGGAGTACATCACAGGTGACCTGAAACAGACCGCGCTGGACGGGGTCAGCCTTAATTTCCGTGACAATGAGTTTGTTGCGATACTGGGCCCTTCGGGTTCGGGCAAGACGACTCTGCTGAATATCGTGGGCGGACTTGACCGCTACGACAGCGGCGACCTGATCATCAACGGGATATCCACAAAAAAGTACAAGGACAGGGACTGGGACAGCTACCGTAACCATACAATAGGTTTCGTGTTCCAAAGCTACAACCTTATCCCGCACCAGAGCGTGCTTTCAAATGTTGAACTTGCCCTGACCATTTCTGGTATCTCAAAGTCCGAAAGAAAAAGACGTGCTAAAGAAGCGCTTGAAAAAGTGGGACTTGGAGAACAGATACACAAGCGTCCCAATCAGATGTCGGGCGGACAGATGCAGCGTGTTGCTATCGCGAGAGCATTGGTAAACGACCCCGATATACTCCTTGCTGACGAACCGACAGGTGCTCTTGATTCCGAGACCAGTGTACAGGTTATGGACTTGCTTGCGGAAGTCGCAAAGGACAGGCTGGTCATAATGGTTACGCATAACCCCGAACTTGCGGAGGAATATGCCAACAGGATAGTAAAACTCAAAGACGGAAAAATGATAAACGATTCCAACCCTTATGAGGTAGATGAGGACGAACTTGCCTCACCCGAGCACAAGAACATGGGCAGATCGTCAATGTCACCGCTGACTTCTCTGGGGCTGAGTTTCAACAATCTGCGTACCAAAAAGGGAAGAACTCTGCTGACCTCTTTTGCAGGCTCTATCGGTATCATCGGTATCGCGATGATACTTTCGCTGTCAAATGGTGTAAACAATTATATCAGTGATGTACAGAAAAGCACCATGGCGTCGTATCCCATAAGTATCGAAGCTCAGACTTTTGATATGAGCGCTGTGATCGAAAACACTCCCATGGGCAGGCAGAGCGAAGAAGAAAAAACTCACGATATGGACGGCGTTTATGCTGACAACTCTGATTTTGAGGACAGGGCGGCTATGACAATGAGCCTCACCCAAAACAACCTGACCGCTTTTAAAAAATATCTTGACGATAAAGACAGTGAGATAAATAAATACGTGGGTGAGAACGGCATAGTTTATTCCTACGATACAAAATTCGGCGTATTCACCTATGATGAAAACGGCGAATTCGTCAACACCGACGGCAGTACCCTCAGTTCCAGAAAGGCAACTCCTCTGGAAGGCAGGGATGTAATGGGTATGATGGGCGGCGCTTATGCATCTGATTTTTCACAGCTTATCGCAGGGGCTGACGGTAATCAGGTCAGCAATGTTATGACTGAGAATTATGAAGTCCTATACGGTAAGTATCCTGAAAATTACGATGAGGTCGTACTTGTACTTGATGAAAACAATGAAGTCTCAGCAACTGTTCTCTATGAACTCGGTATCCTTCCATCACAGGAATATAAAGATATCATGGATCAGATAGATGCAGGTAAAGAGGTCAAAATAGAATCCAAAAAGCTGGATTATGCTGATATCTGTGCTAAGGATTATTATCTTATCCCCCAGTGTGATCTTTTCATAAAGAACGAGAACGGCACATATGATAATATATCGTCTGACAATACAGCCATAGAGGGAATGATAGACAGTGCAATAAAGCTGAAGATAGCCGGTATCATCAAGCCTAACGCTGATTCCGATGTTCAGCTGATCAACACACCGATCGGTTATACCTCGGCGCTGACAAATTACCTGATAGATCATACCAACAACAGCGAAATTGTAAAAGAACAGCTGGCAAACAAGGATATAAATGTCATAAACGGTCTTAGCTTTGAAGCTGCCGATGATAAGCAGAAGATCGAGGATGCAAAGACATATATAAGAAGCCTTAACACAAGTGAAAAAGCTGGTATTTACACTATGATGATGCAGTCCATGGACAGTATGTCCATGATGTCGATGGCAGGAATGTCCATGGATGATCTTTCGGGTATTATACCTGAAATTTCAGGGGAGATCCAGAAACAGAGCAACTCAGAAAAAGCAGATAAAACAGGGGAGTCCGATGATGCTGAAACAACAGAAAACGCAGATATCCCCGATATGCCTGATGCAATGGCAGACCCCGAGAATATGAGCGAGATGGATATGTCGCAATTACTTGATGAATATCTTGAATCTCCCGATGATAATGTAATGCTGATGATATATGATATGTATATCTCAAACGGCAACTATGATGATACACTCTCGACACTTGGGGTTGTAAGTCTAGATGCACCTTCATCAATAGATATTTACGCAGACGATTTTGAATCAAAGGACGCCATAGCACAATGTATCCAGGACTACAACAATGAGGCAGGTGCTGAAGACCAGATAACCTACACCGATTATGTAGGTCTGTTGATGTCCTCGGTGACAACGATAGTAAATACAATATCCTATGTGCTGATAGCTTTTGTTGCTGTGTCGCTGATAGTATCCTCCATAATGATAGGTATTATAACCTATATCTCCGTTCTCGAAAGAACAAAGGAGATAGGTATCCTCCGTGCGATAGGTGCTTCAAAGAGGAATATCTCTCAGGTATTCAATGCTGAAACATTTATCATCGGACTTTGTTCGGGTATTATAGGTATAGGACTTACTCTCCTGATGCTGATACCCGGCAATGCAGTGATACACCAAGTGGCAGAAACAGATGATGTTAATGCATCTCTCCCTGTGCTGAGTGCATTTGTACTGATAGCCCTCAGCATATTCCTGACACTTATAGGCGGCTTTATCCCCGCGAAGAAAGCAGCCAAGAAAGACCCTGTCACGGCACTCAGAACAGAATGA
- a CDS encoding TIGR02452 family protein — protein MNNIAIAKETIKITSELEYTADGKKVTLPKHDTSAVEVITPEMGKAMLNKDISEYHVGAPCMIEVTCEDSFTAAGRLTEPMVMNFANAHNPGGGFRLGASAQEESLCRCSTLYSSITSKTASVMYRYNNTHLSKVESDYMLFSPEVWVIRSSDLKLKADPFKVSVITIPAPNRRGAAFLASDSLIEATMISRIRIMLHIAASHGCKELVLGAWGCGAFGNSPQKVSGYFRKVLIDEGYEKCFTHIVFAVYGKTDGKNITAFRETFSDR, from the coding sequence ATGAACAATATAGCAATAGCAAAAGAAACGATAAAAATAACTTCCGAGCTTGAGTATACCGCTGACGGAAAAAAGGTTACTCTGCCAAAGCATGATACTTCCGCAGTAGAAGTGATAACTCCCGAAATGGGCAAAGCTATGCTGAATAAGGATATTTCGGAATACCATGTCGGTGCGCCCTGTATGATCGAGGTCACCTGCGAAGATTCTTTTACGGCCGCAGGCAGATTGACAGAACCAATGGTCATGAATTTCGCAAATGCACACAATCCAGGTGGTGGTTTCCGTCTCGGTGCATCAGCCCAGGAAGAATCACTGTGCAGATGCAGTACGCTTTACAGTTCCATCACATCTAAGACAGCAAGCGTGATGTACCGCTACAATAATACCCACCTCAGCAAGGTGGAATCAGATTATATGCTCTTTTCACCTGAGGTATGGGTCATTCGCAGCAGTGATCTTAAGCTGAAGGCAGATCCTTTCAAGGTTTCAGTCATCACAATACCCGCGCCAAACAGGCGTGGTGCTGCATTTTTAGCTTCCGACAGCCTTATAGAAGCTACCATGATCTCCCGTATAAGGATCATGCTGCATATAGCAGCTTCCCACGGCTGTAAAGAACTTGTTTTGGGTGCATGGGGCTGCGGAGCTTTTGGAAACTCACCGCAGAAAGTATCAGGATATTTCAGAAAAGTCCTGATAGACGAAGGCTATGAAAAATGTTTCACCCACATAGTTTTTGCTGTTTACGGTAAAACGGACGGCAAAAATATCACCGCTTTCCGTGAAACATTCTCGGATAGATAA
- a CDS encoding FprA family A-type flavoprotein, which yields MADVKISESIVYIGADDKDIDLFESQYDVPNGMAYNSYAILDEKVCIMDTADKRVSDVWLANVKKALGDRKADYLVVQHVEPDHSGNIAKLMAEYPDMKVVGNAKTFTMLGQFFDIPDIGARSITVKEGDTLELGSHTLKFFMTPMVHWPEVMMTYEVSEGAFFSADAFGKFGTLDTDEDWACEARRYYFNIVGKYGAQVQAVLKKAAALDIKMILPLHGPILTENLGYYIDLYNTWSSYEPENKGIFIACASIHGNTLAAAEKLKEMLEAKGAEKVSLSDITRDDQAEAVEDAFRYDRLVLMSSSYDGGVFPPMEELLMHLRDKTYRNRKIAIVENGSWAPSAARVIKGYVEKFKDITLVEPVVTIKSALNAESEKALEELADALTAK from the coding sequence ATGGCAGATGTAAAAATTTCCGAAAGCATAGTATATATAGGTGCTGACGACAAGGATATCGATCTCTTTGAAAGTCAGTACGATGTTCCCAACGGTATGGCTTACAATTCTTATGCTATACTCGATGAAAAGGTTTGTATCATGGATACAGCCGACAAGAGAGTAAGCGATGTATGGCTTGCGAATGTCAAAAAGGCTTTGGGCGACAGAAAGGCTGACTATCTGGTAGTTCAGCACGTTGAACCCGATCATTCAGGTAATATCGCAAAGCTGATGGCTGAATATCCCGATATGAAGGTTGTCGGCAATGCAAAGACTTTCACCATGCTGGGACAGTTCTTTGATATTCCAGATATCGGCGCTCGTTCTATCACAGTTAAAGAGGGCGATACCCTTGAACTGGGCAGCCACACCCTGAAATTCTTCATGACTCCTATGGTACACTGGCCCGAGGTCATGATGACATATGAAGTAAGCGAAGGCGCATTCTTCTCAGCTGACGCTTTCGGCAAGTTCGGTACACTCGATACTGATGAGGACTGGGCTTGCGAAGCAAGAAGATACTATTTCAATATAGTCGGCAAGTACGGCGCACAGGTTCAGGCTGTGCTTAAAAAGGCAGCTGCGCTTGATATCAAGATGATACTCCCACTCCACGGCCCGATACTGACCGAAAATCTGGGTTATTACATTGATCTTTACAATACATGGTCAAGCTACGAACCCGAGAACAAGGGTATATTCATCGCCTGCGCTTCTATACACGGCAACACCCTTGCAGCCGCTGAAAAGCTGAAAGAAATGCTGGAAGCAAAGGGCGCTGAAAAGGTTTCCCTCTCCGATATTACCCGCGACGATCAGGCAGAAGCTGTTGAAGACGCATTCCGTTACGACAGGCTGGTACTGATGTCTTCATCTTATGACGGCGGCGTGTTCCCTCCTATGGAAGAACTGCTGATGCACCTGCGTGACAAGACATACAGAAACAGAAAGATCGCCATCGTTGAGAACGGTTCATGGGCACCTTCGGCTGCAAGAGTCATCAAGGGATATGTTGAGAAATTCAAGGATATCACCCTTGTTGAACCTGTTGTTACCATAAAGTCCGCACTGAACGCCGAGAGCGAAAAGGCTCTGGAAGAACTTGCAGACGCGCTGACCGCTAAGTGA
- a CDS encoding sensor domain-containing diguanylate cyclase yields the protein MRQFQFDYYNDFSLKTELTKIRLWCDSSVYSHIVFQIYSEQVDREKISHVCSIIESAMPQAEYFGCSTNGNIIGGEFSENDITIICTVFEYPSTKMLFRQYELSDQTADSVTGDILHLIDENPWVKAVELVTTIRGMSMTGFCENLSNSRADIQIFGGGAFASDINNEEACVFSKNGGISSGGVVFWLLGGEDLAIDSTYVTGWKPLGKMLHVTRSEGSRLYELDGAPAYDVYYKYLNIKNDAHFFNHSLEFPFFYKCHGISILRAPTASLDDGSLIMTSDIESDEYAQLAYGDPGTILESVREEGTRIRDFRPEIVQIFSCAARRSFWGNNEISKESKPFCGIAPTSGFYTSGEFLRTGKYLNQHNVTMVLVGMREGLADDIPKKTLEIDESEFTGKMALINRLANYINAAFRELEESAILDGLTKLYNRAEIQRRINERLLSGEKLSLIMIDIDNFKSVNDTYGHNEGDNVIIGLAKMLKDGISSRGNYASAGRWGGEEFMVLLPNDINSAIVAAGEMCSAFREINFPLAGHRTISVGVTEAKADDTLDKLLIRVDSALYDAKHNGKNRVVVV from the coding sequence TTGAGACAATTTCAGTTTGATTATTATAACGACTTTTCGCTGAAGACCGAGCTTACTAAAATACGTCTGTGGTGCGATTCGAGCGTTTACTCGCATATAGTTTTTCAGATATATTCCGAACAGGTCGACAGAGAAAAGATAAGCCATGTCTGCTCTATCATAGAGTCTGCCATGCCACAGGCTGAATACTTCGGCTGTTCAACCAACGGCAATATCATCGGCGGAGAGTTTTCGGAAAATGATATAACTATCATATGCACTGTGTTTGAATATCCCTCGACTAAAATGCTGTTCAGACAATACGAGCTTTCCGACCAAACGGCGGACAGCGTAACAGGCGATATTCTTCATCTAATTGACGAGAATCCCTGGGTCAAGGCAGTTGAGCTGGTGACAACTATCAGAGGAATGTCCATGACAGGCTTCTGTGAAAATCTAAGCAATTCAAGAGCTGATATACAGATATTCGGCGGCGGAGCTTTCGCATCGGATATCAATAATGAGGAAGCCTGTGTTTTCTCAAAAAACGGCGGCATATCTTCAGGCGGAGTAGTTTTCTGGCTGCTTGGCGGCGAAGACCTCGCTATCGATTCGACATATGTAACAGGCTGGAAACCTCTCGGCAAGATGCTTCATGTCACCCGTTCAGAGGGCAGCAGGCTCTATGAACTGGACGGAGCTCCTGCCTATGATGTTTACTATAAGTATCTCAACATCAAAAACGATGCCCACTTTTTCAACCACTCACTGGAATTTCCGTTTTTCTATAAATGCCACGGCATTAGTATACTGCGTGCACCAACTGCCAGCCTTGATGACGGTTCACTTATAATGACATCTGATATCGAGTCCGACGAGTATGCACAGCTTGCATACGGCGACCCCGGCACGATACTGGAAAGCGTTCGTGAAGAGGGTACAAGAATACGTGATTTCCGACCGGAGATAGTGCAGATATTTTCCTGCGCCGCAAGACGAAGCTTCTGGGGCAATAACGAGATATCCAAGGAGTCCAAGCCATTCTGCGGCATTGCGCCGACTTCCGGATTTTACACCTCCGGTGAATTTCTGCGTACCGGTAAGTACTTAAATCAGCATAACGTAACTATGGTACTTGTAGGTATGCGTGAGGGTCTGGCTGATGATATCCCAAAAAAGACACTGGAGATAGATGAAAGCGAATTTACAGGTAAAATGGCGCTTATAAACCGTCTGGCGAACTATATAAATGCTGCATTCCGCGAACTTGAAGAATCTGCTATCCTCGACGGTCTTACCAAGCTTTATAATCGTGCCGAAATTCAGCGCAGGATAAACGAACGCCTTCTCAGCGGTGAAAAGCTTTCGCTGATAATGATAGATATCGACAACTTCAAGTCTGTCAACGATACCTATGGTCACAACGAGGGTGATAATGTCATCATTGGTCTGGCGAAAATGCTGAAAGACGGTATTTCCAGCCGCGGAAATTATGCTTCCGCAGGAAGATGGGGCGGTGAGGAGTTCATGGTATTGTTGCCTAATGACATCAACAGTGCAATTGTTGCAGCAGGGGAGATGTGCAGTGCTTTCAGGGAGATCAATTTCCCTCTGGCAGGTCATCGCACTATAAGTGTCGGCGTTACCGAAGCCAAAGCCGACGATACTCTTGATAAACTCCTTATTCGTGTTGATTCAGCACTTTATGATGCTAAACATAACGGCAAGAACAGGGTCGTTGTGGTATGA
- a CDS encoding ABC transporter permease subunit, protein MTKLLNAQFHELFKSKYFYITSIVCVIIGAGLTTAMYLFPSYNQPENSRMILTKDNILGVVPSFATMFLPFAAAATVAVLLDSQYNHGTIRNMICCGHTRTAIFFSNLITMSAAAAIYFVLYQVSAIFMAVCVFGFEGYDLKATLVSLSAMLIMQIFESTVISLILGNLMRGGKLTIVILVVQYVLNMSVVLGMYKYESKIAEIAEKIFPQSCIFYFSCFAVPEGIWKNFAVSAGLIAVMSLIGLHQFKKCDIK, encoded by the coding sequence ATGACTAAGCTTCTTAATGCTCAGTTTCACGAGCTGTTCAAATCGAAATATTTTTATATTACATCAATAGTATGCGTTATTATCGGAGCTGGTCTGACAACGGCTATGTATCTTTTCCCGAGTTATAATCAGCCTGAAAATTCAAGAATGATACTTACAAAGGATAACATACTCGGCGTAGTGCCGTCATTTGCTACTATGTTTTTACCCTTTGCGGCGGCTGCGACAGTTGCAGTGCTGTTGGATTCGCAGTACAATCACGGCACTATAAGGAACATGATATGCTGCGGACATACACGCACAGCTATATTCTTTTCAAATCTTATCACCATGAGCGCTGCTGCGGCGATATATTTTGTGTTGTATCAGGTATCAGCAATATTCATGGCGGTATGCGTTTTCGGTTTTGAGGGATATGATCTTAAAGCGACATTGGTATCCCTTTCGGCTATGCTGATAATGCAGATATTTGAAAGTACGGTGATCTCACTTATTCTTGGAAATCTTATGCGGGGCGGAAAGCTTACGATAGTTATACTTGTGGTGCAGTATGTGCTGAATATGTCCGTGGTATTAGGCATGTACAAATACGAGAGCAAGATCGCTGAGATAGCAGAAAAAATATTCCCACAGAGCTGTATATTTTATTTTTCCTGCTTTGCTGTGCCTGAGGGCATATGGAAAAACTTTGCTGTATCAGCGGGACTGATAGCGGTAATGAGTCTGATAGGACTTCATCAATTCAAAAAATGTGACATAAAGTAG
- a CDS encoding haloacid dehalogenase-like hydrolase, with protein sequence MDKIKVFDFDNTLYHGESSIDLAFYLIRRNKRILLYVPSILINLAKYKMCLVDREKAEQEINDFLKVAVKDKYEAAEIVESFWAENSYRLDENMIKRVRKDDVIITAGPDMLIDGIKDKLGTDNIISSIIDPDKREIVYFNFGENKAKRYKEVYGDTPIESFYTDSFNDKPLMKLANKVYIVEKGRLKRMTEKGMAKL encoded by the coding sequence GTGGACAAAATAAAAGTATTTGATTTCGATAACACTCTATACCACGGCGAAAGTTCGATAGACCTTGCTTTCTATCTGATACGCAGAAACAAAAGGATACTGCTTTACGTACCTTCGATATTGATAAACCTTGCCAAGTACAAAATGTGCCTTGTTGACAGGGAAAAAGCTGAACAGGAGATCAACGATTTCCTGAAAGTCGCAGTCAAGGACAAATACGAAGCGGCTGAGATAGTTGAAAGCTTCTGGGCTGAAAACAGCTACAGGCTTGATGAAAATATGATAAAGCGGGTCAGAAAAGATGATGTTATAATAACAGCAGGTCCCGATATGCTGATAGACGGTATCAAGGACAAGCTAGGCACTGATAATATCATCAGCAGCATTATCGACCCCGACAAGCGGGAAATAGTATACTTCAACTTCGGCGAAAACAAAGCAAAGCGCTACAAAGAGGTATACGGTGATACCCCCATCGAGAGTTTTTATACCGACTCATTCAATGATAAACCCCTGATGAAGCTGGCAAACAAAGTGTACATAGTTGAAAAAGGCAGACTGAAAAGAATGACCGAAAAGGGCATGGCAAAGCTCTGA
- a CDS encoding helix-turn-helix domain-containing protein: protein MWYDTIKQTSVKGALFVGINKELSQREFIQRETGETHSPYEKELEFYSAVAAGNIERVRKLYTPLAVEGYGKLSDDPVRNVKYHLTITIALIARFCIEKGLPTETSYTISDIFINRLDVATDIHQLEDIHREVFIEYAKRMQKVNSGNAYSKHVLMCLDIIYDNIYNGVRVQEIADRLGLTPQYLSKLFKQEVGMTISEYIMSRRIQAAENMLKFSEYTPLDIGNYLNFSSHSHFIACFRKHTGLTPKQYRENYFRISWQHRE, encoded by the coding sequence ATGTGGTATGATACTATTAAACAGACATCTGTGAAAGGGGCGCTCTTCGTGGGCATCAACAAGGAACTTTCCCAACGTGAATTTATTCAGCGCGAAACGGGCGAAACACACTCGCCTTATGAGAAGGAGCTGGAGTTCTACTCTGCTGTAGCAGCAGGCAATATCGAACGTGTGCGCAAGCTGTATACTCCGCTGGCTGTTGAAGGCTACGGCAAACTCAGTGATGATCCCGTTCGCAATGTAAAATATCATCTGACTATCACTATTGCACTGATTGCCAGATTCTGCATTGAAAAAGGTCTGCCTACCGAGACCAGTTACACTATAAGCGATATTTTCATCAACAGGCTGGATGTTGCCACCGACATTCATCAGCTTGAGGATATCCATCGTGAGGTATTCATAGAATATGCAAAGCGTATGCAAAAGGTAAATTCAGGCAACGCATATTCAAAGCACGTTCTGATGTGTCTGGATATTATCTACGACAACATTTACAACGGTGTACGTGTTCAGGAGATCGCTGACAGGCTTGGGCTGACTCCCCAGTACCTCTCTAAGCTTTTCAAGCAGGAGGTAGGCATGACCATATCTGAATACATCATGTCCAGGAGAATACAGGCAGCTGAAAATATGCTGAAATTCTCAGAGTACACTCCGCTGGATATCGGAAATTACCTGAATTTCAGCTCTCACAGCCATTTTATCGCCTGCTTCAGAAAGCATACCGGTCTGACACCTAAGCAGTACCGCGAGAATTATTTCAGAATAAGCTGGCAGCACAGAGAATAA